One stretch of Aquimarina sp. Aq107 DNA includes these proteins:
- a CDS encoding DUF5320 domain-containing protein gives MRTIVMYVVLTTMSLSVHFLNAQDVDNSEEIEILKQQKEEIVVSEKESLKKEVEAINERLVKGELTTEKAQELKEIAAQKHALNIENRLVIIDNQIALLERNDTNYLNDKTKLSIGLGSKDRDDGDILFGINVKNGKKAKVRYDRRTYSDLVVAFGLNNAIVDGQSLDDSDYKIAGSRFFEIGLAWKTRVFKNSNFMRVKYGISYQSNGLKPTDNRYFVQNGDQTELEEFRVELDKSKFRMDNIVVPLHLEFGASKKVETEEKLRFETHGKFRIGLGGYVGANISTRQKLKYKEDGDRIKDKIKRDYNTSDLIYGLSTYIGFGDMSIYAKYDLSPIFKNAAVDQNNVSLGLRFDL, from the coding sequence ATGAGAACAATAGTAATGTATGTCGTGTTAACGACCATGTCCCTTAGTGTTCATTTTTTAAATGCGCAGGATGTAGATAATTCAGAGGAAATAGAAATATTAAAACAGCAAAAAGAAGAAATAGTAGTATCTGAAAAAGAGAGTTTAAAGAAAGAAGTAGAGGCTATTAATGAGCGATTGGTAAAAGGAGAATTAACTACAGAAAAGGCTCAAGAATTAAAAGAAATTGCAGCCCAAAAACATGCACTAAATATCGAAAATAGATTAGTGATTATTGATAATCAAATAGCATTATTAGAACGAAATGACACTAATTATTTAAATGATAAAACCAAATTGTCTATTGGTCTGGGATCAAAAGATAGGGATGATGGAGATATATTATTTGGTATTAATGTGAAAAATGGAAAGAAGGCCAAGGTAAGATATGATAGACGAACATATTCTGATTTAGTAGTGGCTTTTGGATTAAATAATGCGATAGTCGATGGGCAATCATTAGACGATTCTGATTACAAAATAGCTGGTAGTCGGTTTTTTGAGATAGGGCTGGCTTGGAAGACCAGAGTGTTTAAAAATTCAAACTTTATGAGAGTCAAATATGGGATTTCATATCAATCTAATGGGTTGAAGCCAACAGATAATAGATACTTTGTTCAAAATGGTGATCAAACGGAGTTAGAAGAATTTAGAGTAGAGTTGGATAAATCTAAATTTAGGATGGATAATATCGTAGTGCCTTTACATTTAGAATTTGGAGCTTCAAAAAAAGTAGAAACAGAAGAAAAATTAAGGTTCGAAACACATGGAAAATTTAGAATTGGATTAGGAGGATATGTAGGAGCGAATATTAGTACAAGACAAAAATTAAAATATAAGGAAGATGGAGATAGAATTAAAGATAAAATTAAGAGAGACTATAATACTAGCGATTTAATATATGGATTAAGTACCTATATTGGTTTTGGTGACATGTCTATATATGCCAAGTATGATTTATCTCCAATCTTCAAAAATGCTGCTGTTGATCAGAACAATGTGTCATTAGGGTTGCGTTTTGACCTTTGA
- a CDS encoding S41 family peptidase produces the protein MEKKLFLYLSILLLSGCASVEKYNQQINKTHNPIDLREDVDYAYKKLVKLHPDVYWYVSKEELEESINKLKSELTKPLTTKEFYNLFAPVFTSIKQGHLSIHVPSIKQTKEQIKEKGKRSSPFHSVSFQTSDKKLFVRKVFKGDTTIIEGSEVVKVENENVNDLLDSFNKLHASDGFNKTFMPEFVGSRFGFFYSNTHKPNDSILLHLKLKDSLYSKYIYADYDKTKVSTKKDSTSVQDKKWSKVDKKIAKELRKKTRKKNFKYGYNKKTKDYNRNFSFLESDTLVGYMNIKSFTNGGYKDFYKESFAKIDSSKCKNLVLDLRGNLGGRLTEIDDLYSYLTDKEYVFIEKSKMTGRLSFLYPYFHTKSWGTKTMATMLSPILGIYQMFKVKQEDGEAYFKFKHSKLRKPKPNSFKGKVYVLIDGESFSASSILSTHLKATKRATFVGEETGGAYNGTVAGMYAKVELPNSRINMRVGLMKINAPYQIEPDGYGIKPDISIKKTLNDKDEELQWVIDDIEKLD, from the coding sequence ATGGAAAAAAAACTATTTTTATATCTCTCAATCTTATTATTATCCGGTTGTGCATCTGTAGAGAAATACAACCAACAAATAAATAAAACTCACAACCCTATTGATTTACGAGAAGATGTTGATTATGCATATAAAAAACTGGTAAAATTACACCCTGATGTTTATTGGTATGTATCTAAGGAAGAGTTGGAAGAAAGCATAAATAAATTAAAGAGTGAGTTAACAAAGCCATTAACTACAAAAGAATTTTATAATTTATTTGCGCCAGTTTTTACCAGTATAAAACAAGGCCATTTATCAATACATGTTCCATCTATAAAACAAACTAAAGAGCAGATAAAAGAAAAAGGTAAAAGGTCGTCACCTTTTCATTCTGTATCGTTTCAAACATCCGATAAAAAACTATTTGTAAGAAAAGTTTTTAAAGGAGATACAACTATAATAGAAGGATCAGAAGTTGTTAAAGTAGAGAATGAAAATGTAAATGATTTGCTTGATTCTTTTAATAAATTGCACGCTAGTGATGGTTTTAATAAGACGTTTATGCCGGAGTTTGTAGGCAGTCGTTTCGGTTTTTTTTATTCAAATACTCATAAACCAAACGATAGCATATTGTTGCATTTAAAATTAAAGGATAGTCTGTATTCTAAATATATATATGCAGATTATGATAAAACTAAAGTTTCAACCAAAAAAGATTCTACTAGTGTTCAAGATAAAAAGTGGAGTAAAGTCGATAAGAAAATAGCTAAAGAACTTAGAAAGAAAACGCGGAAGAAAAATTTTAAATATGGTTATAACAAAAAAACAAAAGATTATAATCGAAATTTTTCATTTTTAGAATCCGATACACTAGTTGGATATATGAATATTAAAAGTTTTACCAATGGCGGGTATAAAGATTTTTATAAAGAGAGTTTTGCTAAAATTGATTCTTCAAAATGCAAGAATTTAGTACTTGATTTAAGAGGTAATCTTGGTGGTAGACTTACAGAGATTGATGATTTATATTCCTATTTAACGGATAAAGAATACGTGTTTATAGAAAAATCTAAAATGACAGGACGTTTAAGTTTTTTATATCCATATTTTCATACAAAGTCTTGGGGAACAAAAACCATGGCTACAATGCTATCACCTATATTAGGAATATATCAAATGTTTAAAGTAAAGCAAGAAGATGGCGAAGCTTATTTTAAATTTAAGCATAGTAAATTAAGAAAACCTAAGCCAAATTCTTTTAAAGGTAAGGTGTATGTGTTGATTGATGGAGAAAGTTTTTCTGCAAGTAGTATTCTTTCTACTCATTTAAAAGCAACTAAACGAGCTACATTTGTTGGAGAAGAAACCGGAGGAGCTTATAATGGAACAGTAGCAGGGATGTATGCAAAAGTAGAATTACCCAATTCTAGAATTAATATGAGAGTAGGATTAATGAAAATAAATGCACCTTATCAAATAGAGCCTGATGGTTATGGGATTAAGCCGGATATCTCTATCAAAAAAACTTTAAATGATAAAGACGAGGAATTACAGTGGGTTATAGATGATATAGAAAAGCTTGATTAA
- a CDS encoding fibronectin type III domain-containing protein — MKTQFYYVAFFMLCSLGLIAQQNPQKASLLGKAEYVRSVPALSKMDNIIAAKGMEHTAPPKRLGTNTFVPGKGIPAAGQNDPLMARQKNNTTRTATSTEVASFDAHIGTVLNDPTGAIGPNHYVYAFNSGFGILDRSGNVLVPEASLGTLFPGETLGDPIVVYDNYADRFIIMEFSNTPNGILLAIGQGPDPVNDGWFTYRFNTGSFPDYEKLSIWSDGYYITANKDQNSADTSQVVYALERDLMLAGDPNAQFVGFPLPGVSTSGFYSPGGSNSTGPNLPPVGVGHSILYLQDDAWAGVSQDHIKVWTTDVDWTNIANSTISQPQEIDTTPFDSVFDNGSFQNLDEPGNGPDIDALQATMMYMTNYRRFGTHNSIVLNFVVDLDGTDSLAGIRWYELRQTGDGQPWTIFQEGTYVQPDGLSAFCGSIAQDAQGNIGLAYTVVSSTVFTSIRYTGRLASDPVGTMTLVEQSVVDGDAQNNRGDGRYGDYAQMTIDPTDDMTFWHIGEYMKGPAPNVRRSHVVAFKLEPDTPDTEAPTVPTNLVASSTTDVSTTISWDASTDNIGVTAYDVFQDGTLVSTVATASADITGLTPSTSYDFTVVAKDAAGNESAASAALSVTTEAPDTEAPTAPGNLTASNTTAGQTTLSWDASTDNVGVAEYDVLQDGVVVATVSDTTVVITGLTAETTYEFTVIAKDAAGNESVASDATSVTTPAASGCLGGVLPPYSESFEAGLGDWTQDSGDDLDWTVDADGTPSNRTGPSSAVDGSNYIYVEASGSGTGFPDKQAILTSPCFDLTGATSASFSFQYHMFGANDFGSLSVEASNDEGVTWASIWTRSGNQGNSWQTASIDLADYAGTGVQLRFNRVTGGTWRADAAIDNVQVTADGGTGGGDCVSGDVTLSITFDNYPQETSWTLTDSEGSVVASESYSTANPDGSTVTETISDLGNGTYTFTISDSFGDGICCGFGNGSYTLSSDAGTIVSGGEFAASEATDFCVEGSGARIDTYPLSDLRSEDADAFKIYPIPATGTLNVATGNRSIDNVKIFSMYGQLVKEISNQGTQKQIDISNLSLGTYFIRFVSNKEELEITRKFVVAE; from the coding sequence ATGAAAACACAATTCTATTATGTAGCATTTTTTATGCTTTGTAGTCTTGGGCTTATAGCTCAACAAAACCCCCAAAAAGCCAGCTTGTTAGGTAAAGCTGAATACGTGAGAAGCGTACCCGCATTGTCAAAAATGGATAATATCATTGCTGCCAAGGGAATGGAACATACCGCTCCACCAAAAAGGTTAGGAACCAATACTTTTGTTCCAGGAAAAGGAATACCGGCCGCTGGTCAGAATGATCCTTTAATGGCCAGACAAAAAAATAACACTACCAGAACTGCTACTAGTACAGAAGTTGCTTCTTTTGATGCGCATATTGGTACAGTATTAAATGATCCTACTGGTGCTATTGGACCAAATCATTATGTATATGCATTTAACTCAGGTTTTGGTATTTTAGATAGATCAGGTAATGTATTGGTGCCAGAAGCATCTTTAGGTACTTTATTTCCTGGTGAAACTTTAGGAGATCCTATAGTGGTATATGATAACTATGCAGATAGATTTATCATTATGGAATTCAGTAATACTCCAAATGGTATTTTGCTAGCGATAGGGCAAGGACCTGATCCAGTGAATGATGGGTGGTTTACTTATCGATTTAATACAGGATCATTCCCAGATTATGAAAAACTATCTATTTGGAGCGATGGATATTATATCACAGCTAACAAAGATCAAAATTCAGCTGATACTAGTCAAGTAGTATATGCTTTAGAAAGAGATTTAATGTTAGCCGGAGATCCAAATGCTCAATTTGTAGGCTTTCCATTACCAGGCGTTTCAACAAGTGGTTTTTATAGCCCAGGTGGATCAAATTCTACAGGTCCTAATTTACCACCAGTTGGAGTAGGACATTCAATTTTATATTTACAAGATGATGCATGGGCAGGAGTGTCTCAGGATCACATTAAAGTATGGACAACTGATGTGGATTGGACAAATATTGCCAATTCAACTATTTCTCAGCCTCAAGAAATTGATACTACACCTTTTGATAGTGTATTTGATAATGGTTCTTTTCAAAATCTTGACGAGCCAGGAAATGGTCCTGATATAGATGCATTACAGGCTACTATGATGTATATGACGAATTATAGACGTTTTGGAACGCATAATTCTATTGTATTAAATTTTGTAGTTGATTTAGATGGTACAGATAGTCTTGCAGGTATTCGTTGGTATGAGTTGAGACAAACTGGAGATGGACAACCATGGACTATTTTCCAAGAAGGTACTTATGTGCAACCAGATGGTTTGAGTGCTTTCTGTGGTAGTATAGCACAAGATGCGCAAGGTAATATCGGTCTTGCTTATACAGTAGTAAGTAGTACTGTATTTACATCAATACGATATACTGGACGATTAGCAAGTGATCCAGTGGGAACAATGACACTTGTGGAACAAAGTGTTGTTGATGGTGATGCTCAAAATAACAGAGGTGATGGACGTTATGGGGATTATGCTCAAATGACTATTGATCCTACAGATGATATGACCTTTTGGCATATTGGTGAATATATGAAAGGACCAGCTCCTAATGTTAGAAGAAGTCATGTAGTTGCTTTTAAACTAGAGCCAGATACTCCAGATACAGAGGCTCCAACGGTTCCAACGAACTTAGTAGCTTCTAGTACTACGGATGTTTCTACAACTATTAGTTGGGATGCTTCTACAGATAATATTGGAGTTACAGCATATGATGTATTTCAAGATGGAACTTTAGTATCTACAGTGGCTACAGCTTCTGCTGATATAACTGGATTAACACCATCTACGTCTTATGATTTTACTGTTGTAGCAAAAGATGCTGCAGGAAATGAATCCGCAGCTAGTGCAGCACTATCAGTAACTACAGAAGCTCCAGATACAGAAGCTCCAACTGCTCCTGGGAATTTGACTGCTTCGAATACTACTGCAGGTCAAACAACGCTTAGTTGGGATGCTTCAACCGATAATGTAGGTGTAGCAGAATATGATGTATTACAGGATGGTGTAGTAGTAGCTACAGTTTCTGATACTACTGTTGTAATTACAGGGTTAACTGCAGAAACTACTTATGAATTTACAGTTATTGCAAAAGATGCTGCAGGAAATGAATCTGTAGCAAGTGATGCAACAAGTGTAACAACACCAGCTGCTTCTGGATGTTTAGGTGGTGTATTGCCTCCTTATTCAGAAAGTTTTGAGGCTGGTCTTGGAGATTGGACACAAGATTCAGGTGATGATCTTGATTGGACTGTTGATGCCGATGGAACTCCATCAAATAGAACAGGTCCTTCTAGTGCTGTAGATGGATCTAATTATATATATGTAGAGGCTTCAGGTAGTGGTACAGGATTTCCTGATAAGCAAGCGATTTTAACATCTCCTTGTTTTGATCTTACAGGAGCAACTTCTGCTTCTTTCTCATTCCAATATCATATGTTTGGTGCAAATGACTTTGGATCTCTTAGTGTAGAAGCGAGTAATGATGAAGGTGTAACTTGGGCTAGTATTTGGACAAGAAGTGGAAACCAAGGTAATTCTTGGCAAACCGCTAGTATTGATTTAGCTGATTATGCAGGTACAGGTGTACAATTAAGATTTAATAGAGTGACCGGTGGTACGTGGAGAGCTGATGCTGCAATAGATAATGTGCAAGTAACTGCTGATGGCGGAACAGGTGGTGGAGACTGTGTTTCTGGAGATGTTACCTTAAGTATTACTTTTGACAACTATCCACAAGAAACTTCTTGGACGTTAACAGATTCTGAAGGAAGTGTAGTTGCTTCTGAGAGTTATTCTACAGCTAATCCTGACGGATCTACTGTTACTGAGACTATTTCGGACTTAGGAAATGGCACCTATACATTTACAATTTCTGATTCATTTGGCGATGGAATTTGCTGTGGTTTCGGAAACGGTTCATATACACTATCTAGTGATGCCGGTACTATTGTAAGTGGAGGAGAATTTGCAGCTTCTGAGGCTACTGATTTCTGTGTAGAAGGATCAGGAGCTAGAATAGATACTTATCCATTAAGTGATCTAAGATCAGAAGATGCTGATGCTTTCAAAATTTATCCTATTCCTGCTACTGGAACTCTTAATGTAGCTACAGGGAATAGATCAATTGATAATGTTAAGATATTCTCTATGTATGGTCAATTGGTAAAAGAAATTTCGAACCAAGGAACTCAAAAGCAAATTGATATAAGTAACTTATCTTTAGGAACATATTTCATTCGTTTTGTTTCTAATAAGGAAGAATTAGAGATAACTAGGAAATTTGTTGTTGCTGAATAA
- a CDS encoding RNA polymerase sigma factor — MKVIQFYKNETQLIKKAANKHRDAQHQLYEKHSAKMLGVCRRYVRDIHHAEEVMLSGFLKVFTNLKQFNFEGSFEGWIRRIMVNESISFLRKQKQVVFTEDIAYHNEESWNNINIELGVEQIQDLIDSLPEGYKMVFVLYAVEGYKHSEIAKMLEISEGTSKSQLFKARKMLQQKLNQQNKISNGAIKI, encoded by the coding sequence TTGAAAGTTATTCAGTTTTATAAAAACGAAACACAGCTGATAAAAAAAGCTGCAAACAAGCATAGAGATGCTCAGCATCAGTTATATGAAAAACATTCAGCAAAAATGCTGGGAGTATGTCGTCGTTATGTAAGAGATATTCATCACGCAGAAGAAGTAATGCTAAGTGGCTTTTTAAAAGTATTTACAAACTTAAAACAGTTTAATTTCGAAGGAAGTTTTGAAGGGTGGATAAGAAGGATAATGGTAAATGAATCAATATCGTTTTTAAGAAAACAAAAGCAAGTAGTTTTCACAGAAGATATTGCTTATCATAATGAAGAGTCCTGGAATAATATAAATATAGAGTTAGGAGTAGAGCAAATTCAGGATTTGATAGATAGTTTGCCAGAAGGATATAAAATGGTGTTTGTATTGTATGCTGTAGAAGGGTACAAACATAGTGAGATTGCTAAAATGCTTGAAATTAGTGAGGGTACATCAAAGTCTCAACTTTTTAAAGCAAGGAAAATGCTACAGCAAAAGTTAAACCAACAAAATAAGATTAGTAATGGCGCCATTAAAATTTGA
- the dnaG gene encoding DNA primase has translation MIHKSTIDAVFEAARLEEVIGDFVQLKKSGSNFKGLSPFSEERTPSFMVSPVKQIWKDFSSGKGGNVVAFLMEHEHFTYPEAIKYLAKKYNIEIEETEQTDEQKEQANERESMYLVSEFANTFFQNILHKSEQGKAIGLSYFKERGFTTETIQKFGLGYSPDIWDAFTSEAIRKGYKLEFLEKTGLTIIKEEKQFDRFKGRVMFPIQSMSGRVLGFGGRILTNEKKAAKYLNSPESDIYHKSKVLYGIYHAKQSIAKEDNCFLVEGYTDVIQFHQVGVKNVVSSSGTALTSDQIRLINRLTKNITVLFDGDAAGMRASIRGIDLILEQGMNVKVCSFPDGEDPDSFAKQNTLEELTVYLQENAQDFIRFKASLLQEESKTDPIKKAELVRDMVVSISKIPDVIKREIYVQECSRIMDISEDVLFDTLAQLRNVDIKDQRKQQKQSEKPLEIVKQQTQQQPKINEQNGLEKKIIEILLLYGTNEEEFEDLVMKENDEGELFLEPELYTTKVFEKIYLDLQEDEIEFTQSTFKEVYKILIDQLNQQEDFKIEHFINQIPPEVAYEITEIMMDEERHALHRWSDMEIHVKKKEHSVSQYVSDTILNLRRYLINKKINELSQEVKAQNFEDNRNILEDINNYYTLRRLLYRKLNRVI, from the coding sequence ATGATTCATAAATCAACCATAGATGCTGTATTTGAAGCTGCACGATTAGAAGAAGTAATAGGAGATTTTGTCCAGCTAAAAAAATCGGGTAGTAATTTTAAAGGGTTGAGCCCTTTTAGTGAAGAGCGAACCCCTTCTTTTATGGTATCGCCTGTTAAACAAATATGGAAAGATTTTTCAAGTGGCAAAGGTGGTAATGTGGTTGCATTTCTTATGGAACATGAGCATTTTACCTATCCCGAAGCGATAAAATATCTAGCTAAAAAATATAATATAGAAATTGAGGAGACGGAGCAAACCGATGAGCAAAAAGAACAAGCTAATGAGAGAGAAAGTATGTATCTCGTTAGCGAATTTGCTAATACTTTTTTTCAGAATATTTTACATAAATCAGAACAAGGTAAGGCTATCGGATTATCTTATTTTAAAGAAAGAGGGTTTACGACCGAAACTATACAAAAGTTTGGACTTGGGTATTCTCCTGATATCTGGGATGCTTTCACGTCTGAAGCTATTAGAAAAGGATACAAGCTTGAGTTTTTAGAAAAAACAGGCCTTACTATAATTAAGGAAGAAAAACAGTTTGATCGATTTAAGGGAAGAGTTATGTTTCCTATTCAGTCTATGTCTGGTCGAGTATTAGGTTTTGGAGGACGAATCTTGACCAATGAGAAGAAAGCTGCAAAATATTTAAATTCTCCCGAGAGTGATATTTATCATAAAAGTAAGGTACTTTATGGTATCTACCATGCAAAACAATCTATAGCAAAAGAGGATAATTGTTTTCTTGTAGAAGGATATACCGATGTGATTCAGTTTCATCAAGTAGGAGTGAAGAACGTTGTTTCTTCATCTGGAACAGCACTGACTTCGGATCAAATTAGATTAATAAATAGGTTAACTAAAAATATTACAGTTTTATTTGATGGGGATGCTGCTGGTATGCGAGCATCAATAAGAGGTATCGATTTGATCCTAGAACAAGGGATGAATGTAAAAGTTTGTAGCTTTCCAGATGGCGAAGATCCCGATAGTTTTGCAAAACAGAATACTTTAGAGGAATTGACTGTTTATCTTCAGGAAAATGCTCAGGATTTTATTAGGTTTAAAGCTTCATTACTTCAGGAAGAATCTAAAACGGATCCCATTAAGAAAGCTGAATTGGTTAGAGATATGGTTGTTAGTATTTCTAAAATCCCTGATGTAATTAAAAGAGAAATTTATGTACAAGAGTGTTCTCGTATTATGGATATCTCAGAAGATGTGCTATTCGATACTTTAGCTCAACTCAGAAATGTTGATATCAAAGATCAACGAAAACAGCAGAAGCAGTCAGAGAAACCTTTAGAAATTGTAAAACAACAAACTCAGCAACAACCTAAGATTAATGAGCAAAATGGTTTAGAGAAAAAAATTATTGAAATCCTACTATTATATGGTACTAATGAAGAGGAATTTGAGGATTTAGTGATGAAAGAAAATGATGAAGGAGAGTTGTTTTTAGAGCCAGAATTGTACACTACCAAAGTTTTTGAGAAAATATATTTGGATCTTCAAGAAGATGAAATTGAGTTCACTCAAAGCACTTTTAAAGAAGTGTATAAAATATTAATAGATCAATTAAATCAGCAAGAAGATTTTAAGATTGAACATTTTATAAATCAAATACCTCCAGAAGTAGCTTATGAAATTACGGAGATTATGATGGACGAAGAACGCCATGCACTTCATAGATGGTCAGATATGGAAATACATGTTAAGAAAAAAGAACATTCTGTTTCTCAATATGTATCCGATACAATCCTGAATTTACGTAGATACTTAATCAACAAAAAAATAAATGAGCTTTCACAAGAAGTGAAAGCCCAAAATTTTGAAGATAATAGAAATATTTTAGAGGATATAAATAATTACTATACTCTAAGAAGACTATTATACCGAAAACTCAATAGAGTTATCTAA
- a CDS encoding polyprenyl synthetase family protein: MKVVEQIKLPIIDEMELFEQKFSQSMYSKVALLNRITHYIVNRKGKQMRPMFVFLVAKMVSGGEVKERTYRGASVIELIHTASLVHDDVVDDSNRRRGFFSVNALWKNKIAVLIGDYLLSKGMLVCIDNDDFDLLKIISVAVREIVEGELLQIEKARNLDITEEIYYEIIRQKTATLIAACCSVGACSVEPDSDSVEKMRKFGELIGMAFQIKDDLFDYGDTAIGKPTGIDIKEQKMTLPLIYTLNHCSKEKKKWLINSVKNHNKNKKRVKEVIDFVKISGGLEYATTIMHKFKEEALTILSEYPESEYKSSLQLMVNYVIDRKK; encoded by the coding sequence TTGAAAGTTGTTGAGCAAATAAAATTACCTATAATTGATGAGATGGAGCTTTTTGAGCAAAAGTTTTCTCAATCAATGTATTCCAAAGTTGCTTTACTTAATAGGATTACTCATTATATAGTAAACAGAAAAGGAAAGCAGATGCGCCCTATGTTTGTTTTTCTCGTTGCTAAGATGGTATCTGGCGGAGAGGTTAAAGAACGGACTTATCGAGGAGCTTCTGTTATAGAACTGATACATACAGCAAGTCTTGTTCATGATGATGTAGTTGATGATTCTAATCGTAGAAGAGGTTTTTTTTCTGTAAACGCGCTTTGGAAAAATAAGATAGCCGTACTTATTGGTGATTATTTACTATCAAAAGGCATGTTAGTTTGTATTGATAACGATGATTTTGATTTATTAAAAATTATTTCAGTTGCAGTTAGAGAGATTGTAGAAGGGGAGTTGTTACAAATTGAAAAAGCAAGAAATCTTGATATTACAGAGGAAATCTATTATGAGATTATTCGTCAGAAAACAGCTACTTTAATAGCGGCATGTTGTAGCGTCGGTGCTTGTTCTGTGGAACCAGATTCTGATTCCGTAGAAAAGATGAGGAAGTTCGGAGAGCTAATTGGGATGGCATTTCAAATCAAAGATGATTTATTTGATTATGGGGATACAGCAATAGGTAAACCTACGGGAATAGATATTAAGGAACAAAAAATGACATTGCCCCTAATCTATACTTTAAATCATTGCTCCAAAGAAAAAAAGAAATGGCTAATTAACTCTGTTAAAAATCATAATAAGAATAAAAAACGGGTAAAAGAAGTTATTGATTTTGTAAAAATAAGTGGAGGACTAGAATATGCTACAACTATAATGCATAAGTTTAAAGAAGAGGCGTTAACTATACTTTCAGAATATCCAGAATCCGAATATAAATCCTCTTTACAATTAATGGTTAATTACGTTATTGACCGTAAGAAATAA
- a CDS encoding response regulator transcription factor has product MTNVLIADHHPITRKGIVSLLRNSEDFEIIGKVSNGNEMYDILKSNTPDILIMELDLPQINGIMALRTIKKEFTGIKVIIFSSHPEEMYALSAIKAGASAYLSKTVATKTLKKAIERVARGGIYLNDNLTQQLANGNTNENNMVVKYKKLSSREIEVLNLLSSGKRNKDIASTLSINEKTVSTYKTRLLKKLKVDNLADLIHQSRLLHIN; this is encoded by the coding sequence ATGACAAACGTACTAATCGCAGATCATCATCCTATTACTAGAAAAGGGATCGTTTCTTTACTTAGGAACTCTGAAGATTTTGAAATCATCGGAAAAGTAAGTAATGGAAATGAAATGTATGATATTTTGAAATCTAATACTCCGGATATTTTAATCATGGAATTAGACTTGCCGCAGATCAATGGCATTATGGCATTGCGAACCATAAAAAAAGAATTCACAGGAATTAAAGTTATAATTTTTAGTTCTCACCCTGAAGAAATGTACGCACTAAGTGCTATTAAAGCAGGTGCTTCTGCATATTTATCAAAAACCGTTGCTACAAAAACGCTTAAAAAAGCTATCGAACGTGTAGCGCGTGGTGGTATTTATCTTAATGACAACCTAACTCAGCAGTTGGCGAATGGGAACACCAACGAAAATAACATGGTTGTTAAATACAAAAAGCTTTCTTCTCGAGAAATAGAAGTTTTAAATCTTTTATCCTCAGGAAAGCGTAATAAGGATATTGCCAGTACTTTATCTATAAATGAAAAAACGGTAAGTACTTATAAAACAAGATTATTAAAGAAGCTTAAAGTAGACAATCTAGCTGATTTAATTCATCAATCTAGATTACTGCATATCAATTAG
- the nadE gene encoding NAD(+) synthase — protein MQTEKVIDHIVNWLKDYATNANINGFVVGISGGIDSAVTSSLCAKTGLNVLCVEMPIHQAQSQVNRAQEHISQLKKRFNKVSDTRVDLTPVFEEFKKSVPEGDSESRSNLSLANTRARLRMTTLYYLAGLNSYLVAGTGNKVEDFGVGFYTKYGDGGVDISPIADLLKSEVYELAKVLEVPESIQTATPTDGLFGDSRSDEDQIGASYDELEWAMKMKDLGKKSDDFSDREQEVFNIYSRLNTVNQHKMIPIPVCEIPVNLI, from the coding sequence ATGCAAACTGAAAAAGTAATTGACCACATTGTAAATTGGCTTAAAGATTATGCTACAAATGCAAATATCAATGGTTTTGTTGTAGGAATAAGTGGTGGAATTGACAGTGCAGTTACCTCTTCTTTATGTGCCAAAACTGGACTTAATGTATTATGTGTAGAAATGCCTATACACCAGGCTCAAAGTCAAGTGAATCGTGCACAGGAACACATTTCTCAATTAAAAAAACGTTTTAACAAAGTATCCGACACACGAGTTGATCTTACACCTGTCTTTGAAGAGTTTAAAAAATCCGTTCCAGAAGGTGATTCTGAAAGCCGCTCAAACCTTTCTTTAGCTAACACCAGAGCTAGATTAAGAATGACTACATTATACTATTTAGCAGGTCTAAATAGCTACTTAGTTGCAGGTACTGGAAATAAAGTTGAAGATTTTGGTGTAGGTTTTTATACTAAATATGGTGATGGTGGCGTTGATATAAGTCCAATAGCAGATTTATTAAAGAGCGAGGTTTATGAATTAGCAAAGGTATTGGAAGTACCGGAATCGATACAAACTGCTACTCCGACAGATGGTTTATTTGGAGATAGTAGAAGTGATGAAGATCAGATTGGAGCAAGTTATGATGAACTAGAATGGGCTATGAAAATGAAGGATTTAGGTAAGAAAAGTGATGATTTTTCTGACCGAGAACAAGAAGTTTTCAATATTTATTCTCGTCTAAATACGGTAAACCAACATAAAATGATACCGATTCCTGTCTGTGAAATACCCGTTAATCTGATTTAA